In a single window of the Pseudomonadota bacterium genome:
- a CDS encoding MarR family transcriptional regulator, producing the protein MKLHDCTYFLANRLTRTLKRAFDRRLEFHGLTAATWCALMALAENGPLTQKQLAEILALENPTVTRTIDRLVEKGFVVRRPVPHDRRSSIISLTEKGNGIRQQINEVGHCFMGWVTRGLTDDELRMFKGLLVRISDQAQAG; encoded by the coding sequence GTGAAACTTCACGACTGTACCTATTTTCTGGCAAACCGTCTGACCAGGACCTTGAAGCGGGCCTTCGACCGCCGACTTGAGTTCCATGGTTTGACTGCGGCCACCTGGTGCGCTTTGATGGCTTTGGCTGAAAATGGTCCGCTGACCCAGAAACAGCTGGCGGAAATCCTGGCGCTGGAAAATCCTACGGTTACCAGGACTATTGACCGCCTGGTTGAGAAAGGTTTTGTGGTTCGCCGTCCGGTTCCCCATGACCGGCGATCCTCCATTATTTCTCTGACTGAAAAGGGTAATGGAATCCGGCAGCAGATCAATGAAGTTGGTCATTGTTTTATGGGCTGGGTGACTCGCGGCCTGACGGATGACGAGCTGCGGATGTTCAAAGGTTTGCTGGTTCGTATCAGTGATCAGGCACAGGCCGGATAA